Proteins encoded in a region of the Thermocaproicibacter melissae genome:
- the rpsL gene encoding 30S ribosomal protein S12: MPTFNQLVNKGREVPVRKAKAPALLKGWNAKKRVPIDQNSPQKRGVCTVVKTATPKKPNSALRKIARVRLSNGIEVSAYIPGVGHNLQEHSVVMIRGGRVKDLPGVRYHIIRGTLDTQGVAGRMQGRSKYGAKRPKAGAAKAAK, encoded by the coding sequence ATGCCAACCTTTAATCAGCTCGTCAACAAAGGGAGAGAAGTCCCCGTGCGCAAGGCGAAGGCTCCTGCCCTTCTGAAAGGCTGGAATGCCAAGAAAAGGGTTCCGATCGATCAGAATTCTCCGCAGAAGCGTGGTGTTTGCACAGTCGTAAAGACCGCGACCCCGAAGAAGCCGAACTCCGCACTTAGAAAGATTGCAAGAGTTAGGCTTTCCAATGGAATCGAAGTTAGTGCTTATATTCCGGGCGTCGGCCACAACCTTCAGGAGCACAGTGTTGTGATGATCCGCGGCGGTCGTGTAAAGGACCTGCCTGGTGTGCGTTACCACATCATCCGCGGAACCCTCGATACACAGGGCGTTGCAGGACGTATGCAGGGTCGCTCCAAATATGGTGCAAAGAGACCGAAAGCCGGCGCTGCAAAAGCCGCTAAGTAA
- a CDS encoding YbaK/EbsC family protein encodes MSVEKVRSYLSRYGLEERLTVFPVSSATVELAAKALGVEPARIAKSISFYDKDGGCLLIVTAGDVKIDNAKFKAEFGFKAKMLSHDDVEKLTGYRVGGVCPFDNPPSAKVYCDSSLQRFDCIYPAGGSDNSCVKLTCDELFRVSGAIKWVDVCKSMEVSATA; translated from the coding sequence ATGTCTGTTGAAAAGGTCAGAAGCTATCTTTCCCGCTACGGCTTGGAAGAGCGGCTGACAGTTTTTCCGGTTTCCAGTGCAACGGTTGAGTTGGCTGCGAAGGCGCTTGGAGTAGAACCTGCGCGGATCGCCAAATCCATCTCGTTCTATGATAAAGACGGCGGATGTCTGCTGATTGTAACTGCTGGCGATGTCAAAATCGACAATGCGAAGTTCAAAGCCGAGTTCGGTTTTAAAGCGAAGATGCTGAGCCACGACGATGTGGAAAAACTGACGGGGTACCGTGTCGGAGGGGTATGCCCGTTTGATAACCCGCCCTCCGCAAAGGTTTACTGTGACAGTTCGCTGCAGCGCTTTGATTGCATTTATCCAGCCGGAGGAAGCGACAATTCGTGTGTCAAACTCACATGCGATGAGCTGTTCCGTGTTTCCGGTGCGATTAAGTGGGTTGATGTCTGCAAGAGTATGGAGGTTTCTGCAACAGCATGA
- the rpsU gene encoding 30S ribosomal protein S21: MAEIRVKENESLDSALRRFKKQCARAGVIAEIRKREAYEKPSVRRKKKSEAARKRKYK, from the coding sequence ATGGCTGAGATTAGAGTCAAGGAAAACGAATCTCTGGACAGCGCATTAAGGCGTTTCAAAAAGCAGTGCGCTAGGGCTGGAGTTATCGCTGAAATCCGCAAAAGGGAAGCCTATGAAAAGCCTTCTGTAAGACGTAAGAAGAAATCTGAGGCAGCTCGTAAGCGTAAGTACAAGTAA
- a CDS encoding YqeG family HAD IIIA-type phosphatase translates to MPILMPSAYVARITDITPLLLHKLDAAAVLLDVDNTLAEDGSQEPFPGSIEWAKKISEDGFKLLIISNNCSSRVAPFAALYGLPFCSMAMKPLPAAYLHAAHKLKVQREHTVVVGDQIFTDILGANLSGMKSVLVAPKSKEDSFSFRVRRRLERPIRRKLELQSGIKTDHAEDD, encoded by the coding sequence TTGCCAATCTTAATGCCTTCGGCTTATGTGGCCCGAATAACCGACATTACGCCGTTGCTTCTTCATAAACTTGATGCTGCGGCAGTTTTGCTGGATGTTGATAACACACTTGCCGAAGACGGCTCTCAGGAGCCGTTCCCGGGGTCGATCGAGTGGGCAAAAAAAATCAGCGAAGACGGTTTTAAGCTGCTGATTATATCCAATAATTGCAGTAGCCGCGTTGCACCGTTTGCGGCACTTTACGGACTTCCGTTTTGCTCAATGGCAATGAAACCGCTGCCGGCTGCATATCTGCATGCTGCCCACAAATTGAAGGTACAACGCGAACACACCGTTGTAGTCGGGGATCAGATCTTTACGGATATTCTGGGCGCCAACCTTTCGGGCATGAAGTCCGTTTTGGTTGCTCCGAAATCGAAAGAAGATTCGTTTAGTTTTCGGGTGCGGCGAAGGCTAGAACGGCCGATTCGCCGGAAGTTGGAATTACAAAGCGGAATTAAGACGGATCATGCAGAGGATGATTAA
- the efp gene encoding elongation factor P, translated as MISAGDFRNGATFEMDGNVYSIIEFQHVKPGKGAAFVRTKIRNVISGAVTERTFNPNDKFPTAFIERKEMQYLYNDGDLYYFMDPDTFEQIPISKSVLGDNFKFVKENMTCKVLSYKNNVFGVEPPNFVELEVIKTEPGFKGDTATNATKPATVETGAEIKVPLFINEGEKIRIDTRTGEYMERA; from the coding sequence ATGATATCAGCAGGTGATTTCCGTAACGGCGCAACATTTGAAATGGACGGCAATGTCTATTCCATTATCGAATTTCAGCATGTTAAGCCGGGTAAGGGCGCGGCATTTGTCCGCACAAAGATTCGTAATGTTATTTCCGGCGCCGTGACGGAGCGTACTTTCAACCCGAACGATAAGTTCCCGACCGCTTTCATTGAGCGCAAGGAAATGCAGTACCTTTACAATGACGGTGATCTTTACTATTTCATGGATCCCGATACTTTTGAGCAGATTCCGATTAGCAAGAGCGTTCTCGGTGACAACTTCAAGTTTGTAAAAGAGAATATGACATGCAAAGTTCTTTCCTACAAGAACAATGTTTTCGGGGTTGAGCCGCCGAACTTTGTTGAACTCGAAGTCATTAAGACCGAGCCGGGCTTCAAAGGCGACACCGCAACAAACGCAACAAAACCGGCAACTGTTGAGACAGGTGCAGAAATTAAAGTTCCGCTTTTCATTAACGAAGGCGAAAAAATTCGCATTGATACCCGCACCGGTGAATATATGGAGCGCGCTTAA
- the fusA gene encoding elongation factor G produces the protein MPRQVPLNLVRNIGITAHIDAGKTTTTERILYYTGINHKIGEVHDGAATMDWMVQEQERGITITSAATTCFWKGHRINIIDTPGHVDFTVEVERSLRVLDGSVTVFCAKGGVEPQSETVWRQAEQFGVPRLAYVNKMDIMGADFFRCVNMMRERLKANAVPIQLPIGSEDTFKGIIDLIDMKADVYYDEMGKDMKVEEIPEDMKDLAEEYHAKLIEAVAEQDDDLMEKYLNGEELTKEEIIAGIRKATIANKMVPVTCGSSYRNKGVQKLLDAIVAFLPAPTDVAAIRGTNPNTGEEEDCHASDDEPFAALAFKIATDPFVGKLVFFRVYSGTLNAGATVYNSVKDTNERMGRILQMHANHRQDLETVYAGDIAAAVGLKATTTGDTLCDPKRPIILESMEYPEPVIRVAIEPKTKAGQEKMGIALSKLAEEDPTFRAYTDEETGQTIIAGMGELHLEIIVDRLMREFHVEANVGKPQVAYKETIRGTADVENKYARQSGGHGQYGHVKIKIEPNPGKGYEFVNQITGGAIPKEFIPAVDQGIQGAMMAGVLAGYPVVDVKVTLYDGSYHEVDSSELAFKIAASMAFKDAMAKAQPVILEPIMKVTVIVPEEYMGDVMGDLNSRRGMIEGMDAIPGAQQIRARVPLSEMFGYATDLRSKTQGRGQYVMEPGEYAEVPKNISEKIITSRAKKSE, from the coding sequence ATGCCTAGGCAAGTACCACTAAATTTAGTCCGCAATATCGGTATTACGGCGCATATCGATGCAGGAAAGACAACCACGACGGAACGTATCCTTTACTATACGGGCATCAACCACAAAATCGGCGAAGTTCATGACGGCGCTGCTACCATGGACTGGATGGTGCAAGAGCAGGAGCGCGGCATTACCATCACTTCCGCAGCAACAACATGCTTCTGGAAGGGCCATCGTATCAATATCATTGATACCCCGGGCCACGTCGACTTTACAGTCGAGGTTGAGCGTTCCCTTCGCGTGCTGGATGGTTCTGTAACAGTATTCTGCGCTAAGGGTGGCGTCGAGCCGCAGTCCGAGACGGTGTGGCGTCAGGCCGAGCAGTTCGGTGTCCCGCGTTTGGCTTATGTCAATAAGATGGACATCATGGGCGCAGATTTCTTCCGCTGCGTCAATATGATGCGCGAGCGCCTCAAAGCCAACGCCGTTCCGATTCAGCTTCCGATCGGCAGTGAAGATACCTTCAAGGGTATTATTGACCTGATCGATATGAAAGCTGACGTCTATTATGATGAAATGGGCAAGGACATGAAGGTCGAGGAAATTCCGGAAGACATGAAAGACCTTGCCGAAGAATATCATGCAAAGCTCATTGAGGCTGTTGCCGAGCAGGACGACGACCTCATGGAGAAATATCTGAACGGGGAAGAACTCACGAAGGAAGAAATTATAGCCGGCATCCGCAAGGCTACGATTGCCAATAAGATGGTTCCTGTCACTTGCGGTTCTTCCTATCGAAACAAGGGCGTTCAGAAACTGCTTGACGCAATTGTCGCTTTCTTGCCCGCTCCGACTGACGTTGCCGCTATCCGCGGAACCAACCCGAATACGGGTGAAGAAGAAGATTGCCATGCGTCCGACGACGAGCCGTTTGCCGCTCTGGCATTCAAGATTGCTACGGACCCATTCGTCGGAAAGCTCGTTTTCTTCCGTGTTTATTCCGGAACTCTCAATGCCGGCGCTACGGTTTATAACTCCGTGAAAGACACGAATGAGCGCATGGGCCGTATTTTGCAGATGCATGCAAACCACAGGCAAGACCTTGAGACCGTTTATGCCGGCGACATCGCCGCAGCAGTGGGCCTGAAGGCAACTACTACCGGTGATACACTCTGCGACCCGAAGCGCCCGATCATTCTCGAATCCATGGAGTATCCGGAGCCTGTTATCCGCGTCGCAATTGAGCCGAAGACGAAGGCTGGCCAGGAGAAGATGGGCATTGCCCTTTCCAAACTGGCGGAAGAAGACCCGACCTTTAGGGCTTATACCGATGAGGAAACCGGCCAGACCATCATCGCAGGCATGGGCGAACTTCACCTGGAAATCATCGTTGACAGACTGATGCGTGAATTCCATGTTGAAGCAAACGTCGGTAAGCCGCAGGTTGCTTACAAAGAAACCATCCGCGGTACTGCAGATGTTGAAAACAAATACGCAAGGCAGTCCGGCGGTCATGGTCAGTACGGTCATGTTAAGATCAAAATTGAGCCGAACCCGGGTAAGGGTTATGAGTTTGTCAACCAGATTACAGGCGGTGCAATTCCGAAGGAATTCATTCCTGCTGTTGACCAAGGTATCCAGGGCGCTATGATGGCCGGTGTTCTTGCTGGCTATCCGGTTGTGGATGTAAAGGTCACGCTGTATGATGGTTCTTACCACGAAGTCGACTCCTCGGAACTCGCATTTAAGATTGCCGCTTCTATGGCGTTCAAAGACGCTATGGCAAAGGCTCAACCGGTTATCCTTGAGCCGATTATGAAGGTTACAGTCATTGTTCCGGAAGAGTATATGGGCGACGTTATGGGCGACCTGAACTCTCGCCGCGGCATGATTGAAGGCATGGATGCGATTCCGGGCGCACAGCAAATTCGTGCGCGTGTTCCGCTCTCGGAAATGTTCGGTTATGCAACTGACCTGCGTTCCAAGACTCAGGGCCGCGGCCAGTATGTAATGGAGCCGGGAGAATATGCTGAGGTTCCGAAGAACATCTCTGAGAAGATCATTACCAGCCGTGCGAAAAAGTCAGAGTAA
- the aroQ gene encoding type II 3-dehydroquinate dehydratase has translation MNTKKILLLLGPNLNMVGIREKGIYGDESADSINLQVKEYAKQIGFECEIYQSNHEGDLIDRIHEARGKYDGVIINAGALTHYSYALRDAIASVCIPFVEVHMSNIYAREEFRHKSVIAPVCVGQITGFGKYSYLLALSALKNLL, from the coding sequence ATGAATACCAAAAAGATTCTTCTTTTGCTTGGACCGAACCTCAATATGGTCGGAATCCGGGAAAAGGGAATTTACGGCGATGAATCGGCTGACAGCATTAATTTGCAGGTCAAAGAATATGCAAAACAGATCGGCTTTGAATGTGAGATTTACCAGTCGAACCATGAAGGCGACCTGATTGACCGAATCCACGAGGCTCGGGGTAAATATGACGGCGTCATCATCAATGCAGGTGCGCTTACGCATTACAGTTATGCTCTGCGCGATGCAATTGCGTCTGTCTGCATTCCTTTTGTAGAAGTGCACATGAGCAACATTTATGCACGGGAAGAATTCCGCCATAAAAGTGTAATTGCTCCGGTTTGTGTCGGTCAGATTACGGGTTTCGGCAAATACAGTTATCTCCTTGCGCTTTCGGCCTTGAAGAACCTTTTGTAG
- a CDS encoding 5-bromo-4-chloroindolyl phosphate hydrolysis family protein: protein MRNRDYRDIHRTVRNAIHNGDIEQIGHAVENHVQEITDEINEILENLRTQGRNAAGRNPGQGFTGGSGAPGQAGFGHIPEQGTFRRRMPGLISGIVFTIIGAIFGSMLLITDIALLAGALVGELPADSIVVALSVITPLTAGSFFLMGYGIVSQKRARRFARYRDAIGGAAFCTIAKLAELVGEDPQRIRKDLKKMISTGVYPEGHLDRNETCFMVDDITYEEFLEAERNYMARMKAKQEEEQKTQADPKVAELEAVKKEGNDYLKQIRAVNDALPEKEISDKLDQLENVTARIFACVAQHPEKLPDIRSFMRYYLPTTLKLVKAYQEFDEQPVQGENIKKAKTEIEHALDTVNVAFANLLDKLFEDDVLDISADVSTLEMLLKQGGLTGSDFEKVPDNGGKE, encoded by the coding sequence ATGCGCAACAGAGATTACAGAGATATTCACCGAACCGTGCGCAATGCAATCCATAACGGCGATATTGAACAGATCGGCCATGCAGTTGAGAACCATGTTCAGGAGATTACGGATGAAATCAATGAAATCCTAGAAAACCTCAGAACACAGGGACGAAATGCTGCTGGCCGCAACCCAGGGCAAGGATTCACCGGAGGGAGCGGAGCACCGGGGCAAGCTGGCTTTGGGCATATCCCTGAGCAAGGGACATTTCGCAGAAGAATGCCAGGCCTCATTTCGGGAATCGTCTTTACGATTATCGGCGCTATCTTTGGAAGTATGCTGCTGATTACGGATATTGCCCTGTTAGCCGGTGCACTTGTCGGAGAGCTTCCAGCAGACAGTATCGTAGTTGCATTGAGCGTCATAACACCTCTTACCGCCGGTTCGTTCTTTCTGATGGGCTACGGAATCGTCTCGCAGAAACGCGCACGCAGGTTTGCCCGTTACCGTGATGCAATCGGCGGAGCGGCGTTCTGCACCATTGCAAAACTGGCGGAACTTGTGGGAGAAGACCCTCAGCGCATCCGAAAAGACCTCAAAAAAATGATATCAACCGGTGTTTACCCCGAGGGACACCTCGACCGAAACGAAACCTGTTTCATGGTTGACGATATCACCTACGAGGAGTTTCTGGAAGCCGAACGGAATTATATGGCTCGCATGAAGGCGAAACAGGAAGAAGAGCAGAAGACGCAGGCTGACCCCAAGGTTGCCGAGCTGGAAGCAGTTAAAAAAGAAGGCAATGATTATTTAAAGCAGATTCGTGCGGTAAACGACGCTTTGCCGGAGAAAGAAATTTCCGATAAACTGGATCAGCTGGAGAATGTGACAGCGCGGATTTTTGCATGCGTCGCACAGCATCCGGAAAAACTGCCGGATATCCGCAGTTTTATGCGGTATTACCTGCCCACAACACTGAAGCTTGTGAAGGCATATCAGGAGTTTGATGAGCAGCCGGTTCAGGGCGAAAACATTAAAAAAGCGAAAACAGAGATTGAGCATGCACTCGATACCGTCAATGTCGCATTCGCCAATCTGCTTGATAAACTGTTTGAAGACGATGTCCTTGATATATCCGCAGATGTTTCCACATTGGAAATGTTATTGAAGCAGGGCGGCCTTACGGGAAGCGATTTTGAAAAAGTGCCGGATAACGGCGGCAAAGAATAG
- the tuf gene encoding elongation factor Tu encodes MAKEKFDRSKPHVNIGTIGHVDHGKTTLTAAITKVLNFKGEADFVDYANIDKAPEERARGITINTAHVEYQTEKRHYAHVDCPGHADYIKNMITGAAQMDGAILVVSAADGPMPQTREHILLARQVGVPYIVVFMNKVDQVDDPELLDLVEMEIRDLLNEYDFPGDDTPIIKGSALKALESTSTDPNAPEYKCILDLMEAVDNYIPNPERKADQPFLMPIEDVMTISGRGTVATGRVERGMAKIGDEVEIVGLSQEKKKSVITGLEMFRKTLDFAQAGDNIGVLLRGIQRDEIERGQVLAKPGSVHPHTKFQGKVYVLTKDEGGRHTPFFNNYRPQFYFRTTDVTGVITLPEGTEMCMPGDNVEMTVELITPVAMEEGLRFAIREGGHTVGSGVVTKILE; translated from the coding sequence ATGGCAAAAGAAAAATTTGACCGCTCCAAACCCCATGTAAACATCGGGACCATCGGTCACGTTGACCACGGTAAAACCACACTGACCGCTGCTATCACGAAAGTCCTTAACTTCAAGGGCGAAGCTGACTTTGTCGATTATGCAAACATCGATAAGGCTCCGGAAGAAAGAGCACGCGGAATCACAATCAACACTGCTCACGTTGAGTATCAGACCGAGAAGCGTCACTATGCTCACGTTGACTGCCCGGGCCACGCTGACTATATCAAGAACATGATCACCGGTGCTGCTCAGATGGACGGCGCAATCCTCGTTGTTTCTGCTGCTGACGGCCCGATGCCCCAGACCAGAGAGCACATCCTGCTCGCTCGTCAGGTTGGCGTGCCTTATATCGTAGTTTTCATGAACAAGGTTGACCAGGTTGACGATCCTGAACTGCTTGACCTCGTTGAAATGGAAATCCGTGACCTCCTGAATGAGTATGACTTCCCGGGTGACGATACTCCGATCATCAAGGGTTCTGCTCTGAAGGCTCTCGAATCCACCTCCACCGATCCGAATGCTCCGGAATACAAGTGCATTCTCGACCTGATGGAAGCTGTTGACAATTACATTCCGAATCCGGAACGTAAGGCTGACCAGCCGTTCCTGATGCCGATTGAAGATGTTATGACCATCTCCGGCCGTGGTACCGTTGCAACTGGTAGAGTTGAGCGCGGTATGGCTAAGATCGGCGATGAAGTTGAAATCGTCGGTTTGTCTCAGGAGAAGAAGAAGTCCGTTATCACAGGACTTGAAATGTTCCGCAAGACCCTTGATTTCGCACAAGCTGGCGACAACATTGGTGTTCTTCTCCGCGGTATCCAGAGAGACGAAATTGAGCGCGGCCAGGTTCTCGCAAAACCGGGTTCAGTGCATCCGCACACCAAGTTCCAGGGCAAGGTTTACGTCCTTACTAAGGATGAAGGCGGCCGTCATACTCCGTTCTTCAACAACTATCGCCCGCAGTTCTACTTCCGTACAACGGACGTTACCGGCGTTATCACTCTGCCGGAAGGCACCGAGATGTGCATGCCTGGCGACAACGTTGAGATGACAGTTGAACTGATCACCCCGGTTGCTATGGAAGAAGGCCTCCGCTTCGCTATCCGTGAAGGCGGCCACACCGTTGGTTCCGGCGTTGTTACCAAGATCTTGGAGTAA
- the trmB gene encoding tRNA (guanosine(46)-N7)-methyltransferase TrmB, whose protein sequence is MRMRYKPWATKELDACPFFIRHPEQYLGKWHSLFPRSQPVELELGCGKGLFLAALAPANPQVNYIGVDLKDTVLGPAKRNLEAAYREAGREPDNIILTAMNIERIADSMGPEDTVQRIYINFCNPWPKKKHHKRRLTHPRQLENYKKILVPGGEIAFKTDDDDLFADTLEYLAESGFVVTEKTYDLRALNRPDDIPTEHELMFVERGIKIKALWAKLA, encoded by the coding sequence ATGAGAATGCGTTATAAGCCATGGGCGACAAAGGAACTTGACGCCTGCCCGTTCTTTATCCGTCATCCCGAGCAGTATTTGGGAAAATGGCACAGCTTGTTTCCGAGGAGTCAGCCCGTGGAACTGGAGCTCGGCTGCGGCAAAGGACTGTTTCTTGCCGCCCTTGCACCGGCCAATCCGCAAGTGAATTACATTGGCGTCGACCTAAAAGACACCGTTTTAGGTCCGGCCAAACGCAATCTGGAGGCCGCCTACCGTGAGGCTGGCCGTGAGCCGGACAATATCATCCTTACCGCTATGAATATTGAGCGCATCGCCGATTCCATGGGTCCGGAAGACACGGTGCAGCGCATCTATATCAATTTCTGCAATCCCTGGCCGAAGAAAAAACACCACAAAAGGCGCTTGACGCATCCACGCCAGCTCGAAAACTACAAAAAAATTCTGGTTCCGGGCGGTGAAATCGCGTTTAAAACCGATGATGACGACCTTTTTGCGGATACACTAGAGTATCTCGCAGAAAGCGGATTCGTCGTAACCGAAAAGACGTATGATTTGCGAGCCTTAAACCGTCCCGATGATATCCCGACGGAGCATGAATTGATGTTTGTGGAGCGCGGAATCAAAATCAAAGCGCTTTGGGCAAAGCTGGCATAG
- the rpsG gene encoding 30S ribosomal protein S7, whose amino-acid sequence MPRRGSTAKRDVLPDPLYHSKLVTRLINNVMYDGKKGVAQKIVYGAFDIVRDKTGKDPLEVFEQAMENVMPSLEVKARRVGGATYQVPIEVRPERRQTLGLRWMADYARQRSEKTMKERLAGEILDAVNGAGGAAKKRDETHKMAEANRAFAHYRW is encoded by the coding sequence GTGCCAAGAAGAGGTTCAACCGCGAAACGTGATGTTTTGCCGGATCCACTTTATCATTCCAAATTAGTTACACGTTTGATTAATAATGTTATGTATGACGGCAAGAAGGGCGTAGCCCAGAAAATCGTCTACGGCGCATTTGATATTGTCAGGGACAAAACAGGCAAAGATCCGCTTGAAGTTTTCGAGCAGGCAATGGAGAATGTTATGCCGTCCCTGGAAGTAAAGGCACGCCGTGTTGGCGGTGCAACTTATCAGGTTCCGATTGAGGTTCGGCCAGAGAGAAGACAGACTTTGGGTCTGCGCTGGATGGCTGACTACGCTCGCCAGAGATCAGAAAAAACAATGAAAGAACGGCTTGCCGGCGAAATTCTCGACGCTGTGAATGGTGCGGGCGGTGCCGCCAAGAAGCGCGATGAGACGCATAAAATGGCGGAAGCGAATAGAGCATTTGCTCATTATCGCTGGTAA
- a CDS encoding CD1247 N-terminal domain-containing protein, with product MKTTERVSYVRGLAEGLELDTDKKEVKVINAIIDLLDDMAFSLSEMEDNLNDVIDQVDAIDEDLGSLEDDFYDEGEEEDSDEEDGCFYEVTCPNCNETVCLSEDLVQKGQMECPNCGEMLEFDLDDIDDECCCDSECSCDENSDDE from the coding sequence ATGAAAACCACGGAACGGGTATCTTACGTCCGGGGCCTCGCTGAAGGACTCGAATTGGATACCGACAAAAAAGAAGTAAAGGTCATAAATGCAATTATTGACCTGCTGGATGATATGGCATTTTCTCTGTCTGAGATGGAGGATAACCTCAATGATGTCATTGATCAGGTCGATGCAATCGATGAGGACCTCGGTTCTCTCGAAGACGACTTTTACGATGAGGGCGAAGAAGAGGATTCTGATGAAGAAGACGGTTGCTTCTATGAAGTAACTTGCCCGAATTGCAACGAAACCGTGTGCCTTTCCGAGGATCTCGTTCAGAAGGGGCAAATGGAATGCCCGAATTGCGGCGAAATGCTTGAGTTTGACTTGGATGATATTGATGATGAATGCTGCTGCGATTCGGAATGCAGCTGCGATGAAAATTCAGACGACGAATAA
- a CDS encoding FAD:protein FMN transferase, whose amino-acid sequence MTKQKKIIILLSSVLVVLIGTVIFLWSKFGQRASLYSCTNYAMGYYIQQNIYGENAKTAASAAASAIGTLENLITLKSSDSDMAKLNAAAGTVWIPIHAKTARLLRTVLAIAKDSDGAYDPTILPVSALWDFGGENQHVPSESEISKYLRYVNYKDLRVSSSEDTASLRNHYEGVTLDAVRAGAACDEAVAAYRSAGAECGIISVGTSIGIYGQKADGSAWSIAVGSPAPDSGYLDTFGELKLTSGFVSTVGTGSCSFVSGGITYHSLLNPKTGYPENNGLSSVTVVSSSGVTSDALANACFILGREKSMSLLKKYNAEAIFADSDKHIFVTDGLKQKFTLTNSNYVLQS is encoded by the coding sequence ATGACAAAACAGAAGAAAATAATCATCTTGCTGTCTAGTGTGCTGGTCGTTCTTATCGGAACGGTCATATTTCTCTGGAGCAAATTCGGACAGCGTGCGAGCCTGTACTCCTGCACAAATTACGCCATGGGCTACTACATCCAGCAGAATATTTACGGAGAAAACGCGAAAACCGCTGCATCCGCCGCCGCATCCGCGATTGGCACGCTTGAGAACTTAATCACGCTGAAATCCAGCGACTCCGACATGGCGAAGCTGAACGCTGCGGCGGGAACCGTCTGGATTCCCATTCATGCGAAAACGGCAAGGCTTCTGCGCACTGTTTTAGCCATTGCCAAAGACTCGGACGGTGCCTATGACCCGACCATCCTGCCCGTTTCCGCCTTGTGGGATTTTGGCGGCGAAAATCAGCATGTACCTTCGGAATCGGAAATTTCAAAATATCTGCGGTATGTCAATTATAAGGATTTGCGCGTCAGTTCCTCCGAGGACACCGCCAGCTTACGCAACCACTACGAAGGGGTTACGCTGGACGCGGTTCGCGCAGGCGCCGCTTGCGATGAAGCGGTAGCTGCCTATCGTTCTGCAGGCGCCGAATGCGGCATCATTTCCGTCGGAACAAGCATCGGCATCTACGGGCAGAAAGCAGACGGCTCCGCCTGGAGCATTGCCGTTGGCAGCCCTGCGCCGGATTCAGGCTACTTGGACACCTTTGGGGAACTCAAGCTGACTTCCGGTTTTGTTTCCACCGTGGGAACGGGCAGCTGTTCTTTCGTTTCGGGCGGCATCACGTACCATTCCCTGCTCAACCCAAAAACAGGATATCCCGAAAACAACGGGTTAAGCTCCGTTACGGTCGTTTCTTCGAGCGGCGTTACGAGCGATGCGCTTGCAAACGCCTGCTTCATCCTTGGCCGTGAGAAAAGCATGTCCCTTCTGAAAAAGTACAATGCCGAAGCGATTTTCGCAGACAGCGATAAACATATTTTCGTCACAGATGGGCTGAAACAGAAATTTACCTTAACAAACAGCAATTATGTGCTTCAATCCTGA